AAATCTGTTAGGCTCTCGTTTGTGCTTTCATAAAGGACGCAATAAAGGATGGCAGGATGTTGAAGATTTTGCGCAATCTGAAAGctgtggaaaagaggaaaatcttcCAGTGAGTCCTTACAAGGTAGCTGTTAGTTCTAATAAACTCATTTCAATACCTGTAGCAAATACTTGGGTTTTTATGTTATCCCTGTGCCTTTAATTACTGTCTGAGGAAGACAGGTTTATACTAAACTTGTCTAGAGCTGATCACTGTATATTTGAGTGTCTTGCTATAAAGCAATTGAACTGAATTAATTTAGGTATGTTTTGAATGTTATATTGTCTTTATTATAAATTTCTAGCAGGAGCACTTTGCATGatggtattttttaatataatgtaAGATGATAAATACACACCTGTAGTATCCACGAGTATATGCTTTTCTTGGGGGAAAAATTTCGAACTGTATGTATGTTTACAGGGCTACGGTTCTGATGGTTTGAAGTTGATTTCTCATGAAGAAAGCATTTCCTTTGGTGAGTCAGTGCTGAAGCTGACTTTTGATCCGGGCACAGTGGAAGATGGCTTGCTTACAGTAGAATGCAGACTCGATCATcctttttatgttaaaaataaaggtatgaAATACTACAAGTATACTTGGCTGTATATTAAATACTGTTAGAAAGCAGTTGCACATTTTCTTGGCGTCCCATGTTGCTTAAGAAATGGGTAAAAGTGGTGTTATAGAATCAATTTACTGTCTTtgtaaagaaatacagaatttgaacaaacaaaactgtaaagctAAAGAAATACTGCATATTTCATAAGGAAAGATTTAGTCAAGTATATAAATGGagctcaggaaaacagaaaaattggggggagaaaggaaagctgCAAATAAGGGAGGCTCTTCTCACTTGCTAAACATGGAACTTCTGATGATAAAAAGTTTCCAGgttttgattactttttttgCTAGAATGAAATTTTACTTgagataaaaataaactatttgcACTAAGAATGCCCTGAGTAAGTGTTTCTACTTTTGCTTTTGGGTGAAAGAAACTACAtcagaacatttttataaaatgatATCATTTAGAGATATAGGATTGCTCCAGTTAAGAAATAGAGAGATTGTCTGGCCGTTTGTCTAATTTAACTCTTTACCACTTCAGGTTGGTCATCTTTTTATCCAAGCTTGACTGTGGTACAGCATGGCATCCCATGCTGTGAAATGCATCTTGGAGATCTGTGTCTACCTCCTGGACACCCTGATGCCATTAACTTTGATGATTCAGGTGTTTTTGATACatttaaaaggtaatttttgGATAAAGTGGCCTCAGTGGTTTTTGTATTTAATGAGTAGGCACCTTAAGTCTGCAAGAATTTGAAGCATTATGTAGAGCAAAGAGAGAATACTTCTGGTGATACAAGATAAATGAGAGGGAAAAATGAAGCCTGACTACGAGGAATGCTGTGTAATTATGTGCTCTACTAAACTGCAAAGTGGTATCTGGGAGTGAAATCGCTTTTCAGCCCATTTATGATAGTTTAAGACAGATTAGataaagcagtaaaaaatacatattaattgTATAAATTCTTCAGCGAAGTGGGTTATGTTTGAAAAATGTAGTATAGTTTTCCCACAATAGTGTATCTGCCAGCTCTTAATTTGTGCTTCATGTGCAGCTATGTATCTGAGTTATCGGAGTAGTTTTAGTAGTTAATGCATGTGCTATGGCTTTAGAATATAGTACTTTCATAATTGGTCTTATTACTGTTGtatattctgctttttgtgaTTCTTTTCTAATATATCAAACTTGCCTAATTGGTTTGGTTAACTTTGAGGTTTACCTTGATTTGAGCAAGGGATTCAACCAGATAACCTTCAGAGGTCCTGTCCAACATAAATTTTCTAAGATTCTAAGGAAATAGTATTACTCATAAAGATTTTTCCATACTATTTAGAGATTCCTAGATTTAGTAGAATCCATCTTCTATGATGTTAGCTTCTTTTTAGCATGTTTTTAGTCcagttgcttttttgttttttacagtagaaaaaaagaatttaaaatgctgtttgcagTTCAAACCTTAGGAGCTTTTCTATGATTTCAGTCTGGGATAGGGAGTGAGTTCAAATTGCTTGTCTGCACTCCTTTGCTGTCTGGGTTTTTTATCTTCTTATTAGCTCCTATTCTGAACTGCATATGTAGAGAGCTGTTACAATCATTGTATTTACATCTCACTGAAGAAATTTGACTTGTGGCTCCTTATTcatcctgcagcctggctgAATACTGCCTGGACACTTCAAATTTCTTGTCTCTCTGGGCAGAAGGGAGTAAGTCACTGAGAAAGGAGTGTGCAGCAGTGGCTGTGGTTAACAGGGCAggagaactgaaaaacaaaatcctgttGCTGTGTTGTGGGAAGGAGATTAGGAATAGGAAAGACGCTGGACTGTTTGTACAACAGAGAGGTCCTTTCTCCTTATCTTGTGAACTTGCCTGCAAGGTTATCGGCATTATCCCTTCTTTGTTACTTTTCTAAGGGATTTTGGAGACAACCCTTCGGGCTCCATTCTTGCTTCTGGTTCCATCCCACAGAATGCGGCTGCCTTtgcaggcaggggctggacTACCACTGGCAGCGTTTCCTTGCTAGTAGTACTACTTTGTGTTTGGCAAAAATAAGGGCTTTGAAGAGCTTTTTTCCATAAATTATGCAACTATAGCCACACTGAGCAGTGGGTGAGCGGAGCCTTAAGAGTTACatacattttatgtttattttgtgGTGGTAACTTAGTGTTTTGGATCTATGATTGAGTAGGACCTTTACAAGTGTGTTTTCCTGGTATAGCATGCTAAAGACAGTCTAGCCTGTGGTTCCCAGACTGATCTGCACACACGTGGAGATAGTAACAGTCTGTGGAATTAAACTTCTTCTGTAGTGGTTAGAGGTTAATTGCAGTTGTTGGTCAACAAAAAGTTACAACAGGTTATAGTATTTAGAGGTCTAAATTGTATGGAAACAACTCATCTAAGATGTAATACCTTGAAATACCGAGGAATCTCACATTTTTGTCACTAGAGGGCAGACGTGCATACTATTGAATCAAATAGTATGCCACATCATTGGTCTTTCAACAATCTTTTAGTCTCAGTGGAAGGTTTGTCTGTAAAATAACATGTATTTACCTGCCATGGGAAGTTATTTATACAATAGTGCatataatataatttattttaatatactgGTTTCATATTTGTAATTAACACATATTTGCAAGTGAACTCAGTGCTTCTTCTTCCCACATCAGTTGTCCTTTTGTTGAAAGGGACAGACCAGATTTGACTTATGGTAaggacagaagcagaaagaaagaagcttaTTTCAAAAGAGGGTGAAATATGAAGACAGTGTGTAATTAATTTATATACAGCTGGGGAGTTGATAGTACAGAGCAGATCTTGCAAAGTTGCAGTCTGCCATCCCTTTGAAAACAATATTAATTCATCTGCcaaagttttgttgtttttttttttttccccactgacaTCTGCACCAAGCATAGATCATTATGTCACACAAAAGAAACCAGAATACTAGAAATGTAGTACTGATGAAGAGAGAACAGCTATTTAGGGATTTTACGTGACAATTACTCGATCGTTTTATGATATATCTTTTTCTTGTAGTTACGATTTTACACCAATGGATTCCTCTGCAGTTTATGTGCTCAGCAGCATGGCTCGCCAGCGTCGCGCTTCTCTATCTTCCGGAGGATCAAACAATCAAGATGCTGAGAGATCAGAATGCAGTAGTAAAAACTGTGCGTCTACTGCATCATCACATCTTTCCTCCAATTCTTTGTACAGCAAAGCTGGCAAAAGCCACAGCTCAGGGACTGCAAGTACTGTGAGTGCCACTTCTCCAAACAAGTGCAAAAGACCAATGAATGCCTTCATGCTTTTTGCCAAAAAATACAGAGTTGAATATACTCAGATGTATCCAGGGAAAGACAACAGGTAATGGTAGAACGTTGTAGTTTTGTTATTATTGTGGAGCCAGCAGAATATGTGTCCCACCTTTACATTTAAGTGGActaaattttgcatttgaaatgaaatgtgtgTATCTTGTTTTAAGAACAAGTTCTGAAAGATGCTGACACAAAGCTTAATTTATGGGCAGACTTGAAATATTTACAGTGCTCAGTAAATTTGACACAAGCCACGTTTTGCAAACCTATCTTCTGGGAAAGCATTTGGGTGAAGCAACtgacatatgtatatatgtgcacCGGCAGAGTCACAAATACACAACAGTCTTTGTTTACACTGATGAGAAAtgttcatggggaaaaaagtaccAGGCTCTCTGCTCGTGTGTTGTCGTGGAAAACGGGAATTTCTGGTTCATCTAATTAAGTCTTGACATAATATTGCAAATTGTCCAGTGAAGTTACTATGATTTATTCTCAGTCTGTATATCCTATTAAGTAATAGACTGCTCATTGTTAGGATGTCTGAAAGATCTTAATCCAAACAGTACATTGCCAAATTTTGCTTGTCCTAAAGGCATTGAACAATCTGCTGAAACGTGCAGGAAGAGTCGTACGACTCTGTGTTTGGGGGAGAGTTCTTTGTTGGTtggttcttttgtttttatctaTATGCACGTTCATGtctaaacattttttataaagatgtccagtatatattttttaaagaatcttaATATTTTGTGCTAATtgtgcatatataaatataaactaAAACATGAATATGCACTGATCTTATAATcagattttttaatgtatataacATTCTGAAAACTGTTACTGTAAAAATTGCATTGTCGCATAAAAATTCTAGTACTAAATCTGGTAAAACTAAAGGTGACAGGCCTTTGAGAGGGTTTTGGCTGTTTTATAATGTTCTAGTAAGGAGGCTGTAACTGGTgttgagaaataaaattctaCCATACAAATAACCCATCCTTAAATCCCAGTCAGTCTTATGTGCCCTGGCAATGATACTCTGCAATGTTTATAGTCTCTTCAGTGAAGCAGATCTGCTGCCTTCAAATTCATTGCGTCTATCAATGAGAAATTGAACACAGTGTCAGCTAGGAAAGTTTATGGTggttatatatttaatttaaaatgctgatttcaAGTTGATGCAGTGaactggagctgcagctggatGGATGTGGAAATAAGTTGAATATTTCAGTAAGTGAGTTTAACTTGAAGGAAGGTGATGACAAAGTTACAAGTAAGCTTCAGAGTGCACCGCTCACGGTCCCATTTGGAAGGTGGTGCATTTGGATGCTGTTTCTTGGTGTCCATAAAGTATAGTACAGGAGAAATCATAGGAGGTGGTGATAATTGATTTTATAGGCGTTCAGCTACTGTTGCTTATGTGTTGCTGAGGCATTTATTAATCTAGCTGTTCAGAGGCAACTGTTGTGTTTTAAATGTTAAGTAAGTGTCATTTTCAGATTACAGAGGACATCTTACGGTTGGTTACTGTAGCACCCATTTCCGTACACTGGAGTTCTTACGTTTGctacagttatttttcttataagACAGGACAGAACTTGAGGTATTCTGAGTTATACTGTCTACTCTGAGACAAAGCAGCTCAAGCAAGCCATGTCAGCAAGATAGCGAGCTGTAAACACTGAAAACACGAGTCAACATTCACGTGATACTTAAAAATACTGTGGACCGTAAGACTGTACTTGAGAAACTGGTGTTAGGGTAGCCCTTGTTTCTTAGATACTCTCACTGTAACTGTAGTTGGGAGTCAATTTGtgtgttcagaaatatttgaataatttgAGTAGTGTACGTTCTAAGGATAAAGAAAATCACCGAAACGGTCAACAGCATTTGTTCATGCTGAACGTAATTACTGAGTAAACCTGAGGCACCCTCAAGTGCTGTTTGACAATTTCTTTTGATTTAACAGCAGCATAAGGGATTGCATCCTGCACATTAGTCTATTGCTAAAATGTTGTCAGGTATGTTCCCAGCATTTTAAGAGGACAAAGGCAATGTACGGAGCACTGTGAAGTTCTGATGGGTGGAGGGCACCTAAGACAGCAATGCAGTTgggtcatttttttcttacttgtttCTGGTCAGGAGAATTAGGTCTCTGTTATGTCAGGAAATTTCTCTGTACACGTCTTTTTTCAGTCGCAGTGGTTCGCTTGTAGGAATATTTCCGTGGAGAAATGGAGCATTTGTCTCTGCATtagatttttcaatttttttaaaacagagagaTCTGTTTCAGTGCCTCAGTGCAGTTTTGCCTCTGGAGGTATAAAATACATAGAtgtttttgcatttgaaatacaaagATTTCATAGTACATTTTTATTGGGAAATGCAATGGCTTTTTCAGCAAACCTGCTCTCTCTGGGTTGGGGTGTTCTTTCCCGGGGGTATGAGTGACCCAGTACAAACTGGTGACCAAAACCAGACGGGTTTCTGGTGCTATTGATTTGCCTCTGGATACTGCCGAAACATGAAAAATTGGCTAATTAAACTGGAGTGTGTTTACTTCTGATGACAGACCAAAGATACTGGTTCTTAATTTGGATAGAAAACCAGGAATTCCATTGCCAAAGAGACAGGCTGTGCCAGTGGATGTGGTGTTGATGGGACCTGGTTGCAACTTGAGGAGTTTGCTCTGAGGAGTCACCAGAGCACGTGACAGCACAGACTTAACCACAGCCCCGGTGAGGCttttgctgtgctctgtgcGTGCTCTGCAGCTCGGGGAAGCCTGGACGGTATTACACGGTCTCACAGGATTAAAATCCATTCTCTTGGTATGGTGCAGAAAAGCCTTCGGAATTTCTGTATGTGAAGTGCTATGGAAGTGGTTGATGACACTCGGCTCATCTTGGTTCTGTTAGAAAGTCTATGAAAAGCTTTGTTGCCAGCAAGGAACTTCTTAATATGATAAATTCAAGTACTTAGTTATATACACCTTTTTCTTAAAGTTGGTCATAGAGCTTTCTTCAGTGTGACCTGAAGGCAAAGCGCACCTACTGAGTAGTTTAGTAATTGTCATGGGGAAAAGAGCTGCTGTTTAGAGATTTTCCTTCAGCTGAAGGATGGAGTTAAAGCTTTAATGGAATATTGATCCAACATTTGGGAGTGCAGTTAAGCAATATGGCATGATAGATAATATGGGGAAATACTGTCCAAAAGACATTAAGATTATAAGTAGCAGGAAAAGCAGTTACTCGGCTTCTGGAAATGACGATAGGTGTGTTAGAACAAATGGTTTCTTTTGCATAGGAACAGGAACTTACTAGTGTGTTCCGCCCACTCGTGTTCTCCCCCGTATGGATTAAAGGTGGAGGAAGCTACACACATCTGTTAGATAGACACGGGGGTTTGCAGTTAATCAAATATTTGTTTGGCTGAGGTCATATTCAGATCATTGGCCTAATTATTAGAGAACATATTTTCAGCAAATCTGTCATACGATCTTCCAGCATGAAAGTAGAGCAAAACAAATGTGAGTTACCatttggtggtgggtttttttaacatccCTGTTTTGCTGGTTTATGTGAGTTGCTGTGTATTCAAATGTGCACCCTTTGACATGTTAGACTGTGTATTGACCCATGCTCAGGTAACACAGAAGTCTCAGCTGTTTCACTGTTAAAAGAAGTAGGAGAAGATAATCAGAAACatgattgtttaaaaaaattttttaaagatacagctGATTTCTTCCGGGTGTATTATTTCCACATATAACTTTTGTCTTCTTTAACGTGctgagataaagaaaaaaaataagggtaTTTCTTAACACCCTGTCCTGACCATActgtaaacatttattttgcagagcCATAAGTGTGATACTCGGTGACaggtggaagaaaatgaaaaatgaagaaaggcgGATGTACACGCTAGAAGCCAAGGCCTTGGCAGAAGAACAGAAACGTTTAAATCCTGACTGTTGGAAGCGAAAACGAACAAATTCTGTATGTTTGTGAAGCAGCCTTTTTCTTTATGCAGTTAAATATGTCCATACGCTAGCTACAGTGGGTTTTGTTCAGGATAAACTCTGCTGTCTGCTTCTTTCTTGATAGCCCAAAGCTTCATTTTACTCGCCTGTGTTGTGTAACCTGCCTTTGGACAGTCGGCAGGAGACAGATCAGGAGAGGGTCTGtctctgaatattttatgaCAGTTCCATGAATTCTGTTGGACTCTGTGCGTGTGCTTGTGAAGTGCAGAGGAAAGGCATGCGGCCTTTTGTTGAAGTAACTGAGTTTATAAGGTTGTACCTAAATTACATCTGTCCGTTCCCCTCAGAAACACTTAAACTTTCACAAAACCCTTATCTGTTGTAattgtctcctttttcttcagtaaaagctttttctttactattttctgtcttttttttttttttttttttactctttataTCAGCATATATGAAGTTACTGAGggagcaaattaattttttctattaatCCCTTTCATTTATTACtctaactgtaaaataaatataatagaTAACACTTCTTCTGTAGGGAAATTGTTTTCCACTTTGTAGAAGGCCATCAGTTTAAGAATCTGCAGCAATGTCTTAGTAGGTGGTGGATGTAGTTAAATAAGGGCTTTCACGGTAATACATCATATAAAGAGAACATCAAAAAAAGGAGATTGTGCCAACCTACACGTTCAGCCAGAAGACTAGGTTGGAAGGAAAGGTCCACTGAGGTGCACAGGATGCCACAGCCTTTCATCAGCCATGTTATGTCAGGGTAGGGGCATCAAGTGTGTTGTGGACTTCACAGGTTTAAGATTTCATCCCCAAATTACCCCCTTTCCTTTCATGTACAAACGAGGCTAACTTTCTCAAGAGTATCTGCAAGTGTTGCCTTAAGACTGAATAAGAAATGCTCCACCAGTAAGTTGCTTCTTACCCCTGTACATACTTGCTGCTGAGGGTTCAGTCCCTTGTTGCAGGTTTCGCCAAATCCCAGCTGCTAGGAATAAGCTGGTTTTCTGTTCATTGTATTCTGTTTTAATCAACAGCGACTGCTTCTGTTAAGATTTCCTTGTGGGTTTAGTTAAAAtaatgctatttatttattctgtttttacaCTACTGCAGTCTTGGGCATTCAATGGTGAGATCAAGTTCACTTCACACGTGCACCTGTGAGGTTCAAGGAACTCAGTgggagagagtgtgtgtgtgtataactTGAGGAATAGTGATGGGTTGGCCTTAGTAAGAAGGATGGCTTGCTTACCCTACCTTGTAGTAGGATTTCCCTTGTCCTTAGGGTCTTCAGGCCAAGATAACAGTATGTGTAGAACTTCTTACCTCAGCATTACAGCAGGAAATAcctattttaaattgttttatttcagtgaactAAGAATTTTGTTCTCAGCTTGGTGACCTTACCAAGTAATGACGGTGGACTCTGTGGCTGTGACAGAGAAGTCTTGGTGGTCTTTGAGGATCAGGGGATGAAATAATCTGTTTCAgcctgtcac
Above is a genomic segment from Nyctibius grandis isolate bNycGra1 chromosome 5, bNycGra1.pri, whole genome shotgun sequence containing:
- the HBP1 gene encoding HMG box-containing protein 1 isoform X3, whose protein sequence is MVWEVKTNQMPNAVQKLLLVMDKRTSGMNESLELLKCNENLPSSPGYASCDEHMELDDLPELQAVQTDSTPPALFQLGADVSHQERSRPSWNQHTSNSNSESAYSCENGVNWLTELANIATSPQSPLMQCSFYNRSSPVHIIATSKSLHSYARPPPGSSKNDPNFSKNDLDETPVRHERANSESESGIFCMSSLSDDDDLGWCHSWPSTVWHCFLKGSRLCFHKGRNKGWQDVEDFAQSESCGKEENLPVSPYKGYGSDGLKLISHEESISFGESVLKLTFDPGTVEDGLLTVECRLDHPFYVKNKGWSSFYPSLTVVQHGIPCCEMHLGDLCLPPGHPDAINFDDSGVFDTFKSYDFTPMDSSAVYVLSSMARQRRASLSSGGSNNQDAERSECSSKNCASTASSHLSSNSLYSKAGKSHSSGTASTVSATSPNKCKRPMNAFMLFAKKYRVEYTQMYPGKDNRAISVILGDRWKKMKNEERRMYTLEAKALAEEQKRLNPDCWKRKRTNSGSQQH
- the HBP1 gene encoding HMG box-containing protein 1 isoform X1, which codes for MATGLSDTLEHPNMVWEVKTNQMPNAVQKLLLVMDKRTSGMNESLELLKCNENLPSSPGYASCDEHMELDDLPELQAVQTDSTPPALFQLGADVSHQERSRPSWNQHTSNSNSESAYSCENGVNWLTELANIATSPQSPLMQCSFYNRSSPVHIIATSKSLHSYARPPPGSSKNDPNFSKNDLDETPVRHERANSESESGIFCMSSLSDDDDLGWCHSWPSTVWHCFLKGSRLCFHKGRNKGWQDVEDFAQSESCGKEENLPVSPYKGYGSDGLKLISHEESISFGESVLKLTFDPGTVEDGLLTVECRLDHPFYVKNKGWSSFYPSLTVVQHGIPCCEMHLGDLCLPPGHPDAINFDDSGVFDTFKSYDFTPMDSSAVYVLSSMARQRRASLSSGGSNNQDAERSECSSKNCASTASSHLSSNSLYSKAGKSHSSGTASTVSATSPNKCKRPMNAFMLFAKKYRVEYTQMYPGKDNRAISVILGDRWKKMKNEERRMYTLEAKALAEEQKRLNPDCWKRKRTNSGSQQH
- the HBP1 gene encoding HMG box-containing protein 1 isoform X2, yielding MATGLSDTLEHPNMVWEVKTNQMPNAVQKLLLVMDKRTSGMNESLELLKCNENLPSSPGYASCDEHMELDDLPELQAVQTDSTPPALFQLGADVSHQERSRPSWNQHTSNSNSESAYSCENGVNWLTELANIATSPQSPLMQCSFYNRSSPVHIIATSKSLHSYARPPPGSSKNDPNFSKNDLDETPVRHERANSESESGIFCMSSLSDDDDLGWCHSWPSTVWHCFLKGSRLCFHKGRNKGWQDVEDFAQSESCGKEENLPGYGSDGLKLISHEESISFGESVLKLTFDPGTVEDGLLTVECRLDHPFYVKNKGWSSFYPSLTVVQHGIPCCEMHLGDLCLPPGHPDAINFDDSGVFDTFKSYDFTPMDSSAVYVLSSMARQRRASLSSGGSNNQDAERSECSSKNCASTASSHLSSNSLYSKAGKSHSSGTASTVSATSPNKCKRPMNAFMLFAKKYRVEYTQMYPGKDNRAISVILGDRWKKMKNEERRMYTLEAKALAEEQKRLNPDCWKRKRTNSGSQQH